A single Campylobacter hyointestinalis subsp. hyointestinalis DNA region contains:
- a CDS encoding MBOAT family O-acyltransferase encodes MLFNSYEFIFIFLPITFFVYFYLNSKRLGHISKAFLVVSSLFFYSWWNIIYLPLILLSMIFNYTIGNTLANNKSKINTKALLCLAITSNLALLGYFKYSDFFISNVNFAFGSHIEPLHLALPLAISFFTFQQIAYLIDSYKGETSEYDFLNYALFVTFFPQLIAGPIVHHKEMMPQFANSRNLLKNYKNIALGIFIFSIGLFKKVAIADTFSIWATNGFDNAEVLTFFEAWATSLSYTFQLYFDFSGYCDMAIGSALLFNIKLPINFNSPYIALDIQDFWRRWHITLSRFLRDYIYIPLGGNRGGYWRTYRNLLATFLLGGLWHGAAWTFVFWGFLHGIALIIHRIWKNLGFCLPKVLAWIITFNFINFTWIFFRAKEWDDALKVIKGMCGFNGIVLPISLENRFGFLDKFNIKFGVWLTNIQGNIETVVTIFAAFIIILFFKNSMSLLNTKPNHKIMLISSLLFAYSILSLNKISEFLYFNF; translated from the coding sequence ATGCTATTTAACAGTTATGAATTTATATTTATATTTCTACCTATCACTTTCTTCGTATATTTTTATCTAAATTCCAAACGCTTAGGGCATATTAGTAAAGCATTTTTGGTCGTTTCATCGCTATTTTTTTATAGTTGGTGGAATATAATCTACTTACCACTCATATTATTATCAATGATATTTAACTATACTATAGGCAATACTCTTGCAAATAACAAAAGCAAGATCAACACAAAAGCCCTACTCTGTTTAGCAATAACATCAAATTTAGCGTTGCTTGGATATTTTAAATATAGTGATTTTTTTATTTCTAATGTTAATTTTGCTTTTGGATCACATATAGAGCCACTTCATCTAGCCTTGCCACTTGCTATAAGCTTTTTTACATTCCAGCAGATTGCTTATTTGATAGACAGCTACAAAGGCGAAACGAGTGAATATGACTTTTTAAACTACGCTTTGTTTGTCACGTTTTTTCCTCAGCTCATTGCCGGTCCTATCGTACACCATAAAGAAATGATGCCGCAATTTGCAAACAGTAGAAATTTACTAAAAAACTATAAAAATATAGCACTTGGAATATTTATATTTTCTATAGGACTATTTAAAAAAGTAGCTATAGCCGATACTTTTAGCATATGGGCAACAAATGGATTTGATAATGCTGAGGTTTTAACATTTTTTGAAGCATGGGCTACTAGTCTAAGCTACACATTTCAGCTTTATTTTGACTTTAGCGGATATTGTGATATGGCTATCGGGAGTGCACTTTTGTTTAATATTAAACTACCCATAAATTTTAACTCTCCATACATTGCTCTTGATATCCAAGATTTTTGGAGACGTTGGCATATCACTCTAAGTAGATTTTTGCGTGACTATATCTATATACCTCTTGGCGGAAACAGGGGGGGGTACTGGCGTACTTATAGAAATTTATTAGCTACGTTTTTACTTGGAGGTCTTTGGCACGGAGCTGCTTGGACATTTGTATTTTGGGGATTTTTGCATGGAATTGCACTTATCATTCATAGAATTTGGAAAAATTTAGGCTTTTGTCTACCAAAAGTACTCGCATGGATAATTACATTTAACTTCATAAATTTTACTTGGATTTTCTTCCGTGCAAAAGAGTGGGATGATGCACTCAAAGTCATAAAAGGAATGTGTGGATTTAACGGGATTGTCTTACCTATTTCCTTAGAAAATAGATTCGGATTTTTGGACAAATTTAATATAAAATTTGGAGTTTGGCTCACAAATATACAAGGCAATATAGAAACTGTAGTTACTATATTTGCAGCCTTTATAATCATATTATTCTTTAAAAATTCTATGTCTTTGTTAAACACAAAACCAAACCATAAAATAATGCTTATATCAAGTCTTTTATTTGCATATTCTATTTTATCACTCAATAAAATCTCAGAATTTTTATATTTTAATTTTTAA
- a CDS encoding YihY family inner membrane protein, giving the protein MSINRQKIWISLKNIYKTAEDKQLMHFAASLSFHTVLSLIPVLLISLSIFTQLPSFKEYYAKIKDFIFSNLLPANQENIVSYIDQFLSNSNNLGIVGLIGVIITSIMFFSDYEFVISKLTNTKSRGFWRSLSTYWTLITLMPLGLGLSFWLSNLIQNILSQSSYTSGINFLGVFPYLIIWVIFSITYLISINKDLNLKNVIFSAFCSSFIWSLSKWIFIEYTFYNKTYTSIYGSFSILLFFFVWIYLSWIIFLYGIKLCNILEQNINDKTTSVL; this is encoded by the coding sequence ATGAGCATAAACAGGCAAAAAATTTGGATAAGCCTTAAAAATATATATAAAACTGCTGAGGATAAGCAGCTTATGCACTTTGCTGCTAGCCTTAGTTTTCATACCGTTTTATCCCTGATACCAGTTTTGCTTATATCTCTATCTATCTTTACGCAACTGCCTAGTTTTAAAGAGTATTATGCAAAGATAAAAGATTTTATATTTTCAAATTTACTTCCGGCAAATCAAGAAAATATAGTTAGTTATATAGATCAGTTTTTATCAAACTCAAACAATCTAGGTATTGTAGGTCTTATAGGAGTGATCATAACTAGCATTATGTTTTTTAGCGATTACGAGTTTGTAATATCTAAACTAACAAATACAAAATCACGTGGTTTTTGGCGCTCTCTTAGCACGTATTGGACGCTTATCACGCTTATGCCTCTTGGTCTTGGGCTATCGTTTTGGTTATCAAATTTAATCCAAAATATCCTTAGCCAAAGCAGTTACACTAGCGGTATAAATTTTCTAGGCGTATTTCCGTATCTGATTATCTGGGTGATCTTTAGCATAACATATCTTATATCCATAAATAAAGATTTAAATCTAAAAAACGTGATCTTTAGCGCATTTTGTTCATCTTTTATATGGTCGCTCTCAAAATGGATATTTATAGAATACACTTTTTACAACAAAACATATACAAGCATTTACGGCTCATTTTCAATCCTGCTGTTTTTCTTTGTATGGATCTACTTATCTTGGATAATATTTTTATATGGTATAAAATTATGCAATATTTTAGAACAAAATATAAACGACAAAACAACCTCTGTACTTTAA
- a CDS encoding FAD-linked oxidase C-terminal domain-containing protein translates to MDSKHIKFFEKLLGEENAKFDKAHKIAYCYDATKKRFEPDGVLFPRCEQDVSNILKYCNENKIVIVPRGAGSGFTGGALAASGGVVLSFEKHMNKILEIDMQNMVAVVEPGLINMKLQKAVEEMGLFYPPDPASENYSTIGGNVSENAGGMRAAKYGITKDYVMALRAVLPNGDIIRAGKRTIKDVAGYNIAGILIASEGSLAIITQITLKLIAKPKFKKTAMGVFPSVNAAMNAVYKTMAAGVTPVAMEFLDNLSINAVENKFAKGLPRDAGAILISEVDGSNLDVLESELEIIKNVFEQNGAIGFKVAKNEEESTDIWFARRNCSQAITCYGSLKLNEDITVPRSKLPELLERIKEISAKFKVTTPCFGHTGDGNVHTNVMVDRDDPDAVKRGHEAITEIFKATVELGGTLSGEHGIGISKAPFMNLAFSDEEMNLFRTIKKAFDPNGILNPNKMGL, encoded by the coding sequence ATGGATAGTAAACATATTAAATTTTTTGAAAAACTTTTAGGCGAAGAAAATGCTAAATTTGATAAAGCACACAAAATAGCCTACTGCTACGATGCTACAAAAAAGCGTTTTGAGCCTGATGGAGTACTATTTCCAAGGTGCGAACAAGATGTTAGCAATATACTTAAATACTGTAATGAAAATAAAATAGTTATAGTCCCAAGAGGCGCTGGAAGCGGATTTACCGGTGGAGCTTTAGCAGCTAGCGGCGGAGTTGTCTTGTCATTTGAAAAACATATGAATAAAATACTAGAAATAGATATGCAAAATATGGTAGCAGTCGTAGAACCAGGACTCATAAATATGAAATTACAAAAAGCGGTAGAAGAAATGGGGCTTTTTTATCCGCCAGATCCTGCTAGCGAAAACTACAGTACTATAGGTGGAAATGTGAGTGAAAATGCAGGCGGTATGCGCGCCGCAAAATACGGTATAACTAAAGATTACGTTATGGCTTTAAGAGCTGTGTTACCAAATGGAGACATCATAAGAGCAGGAAAACGCACTATAAAAGACGTAGCAGGATATAATATAGCCGGTATTTTAATAGCTAGTGAGGGAAGCTTGGCTATTATCACGCAGATCACTTTAAAACTCATCGCAAAACCTAAATTTAAAAAAACCGCAATGGGTGTATTTCCTAGTGTAAATGCTGCTATGAACGCTGTTTATAAAACTATGGCAGCAGGAGTAACACCAGTAGCGATGGAGTTTTTAGATAATCTAAGTATAAATGCCGTTGAAAATAAATTTGCCAAAGGTCTACCAAGAGACGCTGGGGCCATACTTATAAGCGAAGTAGATGGATCAAATTTAGATGTTTTGGAAAGCGAGCTAGAGATCATCAAAAACGTATTTGAACAAAACGGTGCAATAGGATTTAAAGTAGCAAAAAACGAAGAAGAATCCACCGATATCTGGTTTGCAAGGCGTAACTGCTCTCAAGCTATAACTTGTTATGGAAGTTTAAAGCTAAATGAAGACATTACAGTTCCTCGCTCAAAACTACCAGAACTACTAGAAAGAATCAAAGAAATATCAGCAAAATTTAAAGTAACAACTCCTTGTTTTGGACACACGGGCGATGGAAATGTCCATACAAACGTTATGGTAGATCGAGATGATCCTGACGCAGTAAAAAGAGGACATGAAGCGATAACTGAAATTTTTAAAGCCACAGTTGAACTTGGCGGAACACTATCTGGAGAGCACGGCATAGGAATCAGCAAAGCGCCATTTATGAACCTTGCATTTAGCGATGAAGAGATGAATCTTTTTAGAACCATAAAAAAAGCATTTGATCCAAATGGCATCTTAAATCCAAATAAAATGGGACTTTGA
- a CDS encoding plasminogen-binding N-terminal domain-containing protein: MKRVLFMVFILCSFTFGAEFNMKTTYALILNLQDNIGEITDSPDIIVGSSGVVMHKFKDGSESIIARAVVTQKQNGFAKVRFEVFGSLKQTALPIPKILPRVGDEIILNYLYDRSLIIVPNKEIYKEITENFKNITFIHPDIVGAYLHYEYKPNPSREDFRKMCANSAAGLIFIALDGEAVFADCGSFEVLKRFKSGSVDYYQLPFYTRVQGIDTVFWKLDSAKINNYDEYYKRLLKEK, from the coding sequence TTGAAAAGAGTTCTTTTTATGGTTTTTATCTTATGCAGCTTTACTTTTGGAGCTGAATTTAATATGAAAACAACCTATGCTTTAATACTAAATTTACAAGATAATATAGGCGAGATCACAGATAGTCCAGATATCATAGTCGGCAGTAGCGGTGTCGTTATGCATAAATTTAAAGACGGAAGTGAGTCTATCATCGCAAGAGCCGTAGTAACACAGAAGCAAAACGGTTTTGCCAAAGTTAGATTTGAAGTTTTTGGATCACTTAAGCAAACTGCACTTCCTATACCAAAAATACTACCTCGCGTCGGCGATGAGATCATACTAAACTATTTATATGACAGATCTCTTATCATAGTTCCAAATAAAGAAATTTATAAAGAAATAACAGAAAATTTCAAAAACATTACTTTTATCCATCCAGATATCGTAGGAGCTTATCTTCACTATGAATATAAACCAAATCCTAGCAGAGAAGACTTCCGCAAAATGTGTGCTAATAGCGCTGCTGGACTTATATTTATAGCACTTGATGGCGAAGCCGTTTTTGCTGATTGTGGTAGTTTTGAAGTGCTAAAAAGATTTAAAAGCGGATCAGTTGATTACTATCAACTTCCATTTTATACAAGAGTGCAAGGCATCGATACTGTATTTTGGAAACTAGATAGCGCTAAGATAAACAACTATGATGAATACTATAAAAGATTACTTAAGGAAAAATAA